Proteins encoded together in one Bombus pascuorum chromosome 16, iyBomPasc1.1, whole genome shotgun sequence window:
- the LOC132915361 gene encoding uncharacterized protein LOC132915361 — translation MAIKVTQLHLPTFDGAMESWNIFYDIFSVEMERTDYLTPVQKLQYLRSTVMGKSAYCIRSLNTADANYTHAIAILKEKFDCPEPNLDLRHWNAIQNYPKLTKESSKTLEYLVDTIKQYLRALTNLGAPTRQTLFLWTSSFPS, via the coding sequence ATGGCGATTAAAGTGACACAACTGCATTTACCCACATTCGACGGAGCCATGGaaagttggaatattttctacgaCATCTTCTCTGTAGAAATGGAACGCACCGACTATTTGACACCCGTACAAAAGCTACAGTATCTCCGGTCCACTGTAATGGGAAAATCCGCGTACTGCATTCGATCGTTGAACACTGCTGACGCTAATTACACCCACGCAATCGCCATTCTGAAGGAGAAGTTCGACTGTCCAGAACCTAACCTCGATCTACGTCACTGGAACGCGATTCAAAACTATCCTAAGCTGACCAAGGAATCGTCGAAAACCCTGGAGTATTTGGTCGATACGATCAAGCAATATCTACGCGCGTTGACGAACTTAGGAGCGCCAACACGTCAGACACTATTCTTATGGACATCATCCTTTCCAAGCTAA